The Maniola jurtina chromosome 1, ilManJurt1.1, whole genome shotgun sequence genome has a window encoding:
- the LOC123873242 gene encoding uncharacterized protein LOC123873242 translates to MPYILIRGNLASYGHKNPWRVLVSGLKAGDIEQLKRFACGGYSDDSTIVYLQHPCVILSALEVLGYKVVASSSTAVKQDYNEYMWTMRKEFSEPEPSIIVEQDNITNFSKEAMHYQHSNKDEEV, encoded by the exons ATGCCCTACATTTTGATCAGAGGTAATCTCGCATCGTACGGGCATAAAAACCCTTGGCGTGTATTGGTGTCCGGCTTAAAAG CTGGTGACATAGAGCAACTTAAAAGATTTGCATGCGGTGGATATAGTGACGACTCCACGATTGTTTATCTGCAACATCCTTGCGTAATACTCAGCGCTTTAGAG GTGCTAGGTTATAAAGTTGTTGCTTCAAGTTCAACAGCAGTGAAACAAGACTATAATGAGTATATGTGGACTATGAGAAAAGAGTTTTCTGAACCTGAACCTTCTATAATTGTTGAACAAGACAATATAACAAACTTCAGTAAAGAGGCTATGCACTATCAACATTCTAACAAGGACGAAGAGGTCTAA